A window of the Gossypium arboreum isolate Shixiya-1 chromosome 2, ASM2569848v2, whole genome shotgun sequence genome harbors these coding sequences:
- the LOC108481957 gene encoding ABC transporter G family member 35-like isoform X3 — protein sequence MDDFERGRIPSKRTEHSSIVRSLSRSSWIMEDVFSGSMQSRRSGAGDEDEEALTWAAIQRLPTYDRLRTSIMQSFMDHEIIGNKVEHRQVDVTKLDMNERQKFIDMLFKVAEEDNEKFLKKLRNRIDKVGITLPTVEVRYQQLTIEANCYTGSRALPSLPNVARNIAESALGMLGIKLAKTTNLTILNEVSGIIKPSRMTLLLGPPSSGKTTLLLALAGKLDQSLRVKGEVTYNGYRLNEFVPKKTSAYISQNDVHVGEMTVKETFDFSARCQGVGTRYDLLSELARREKDAGIFPEADVDLFMKATAMEGVESSLITDYTLKLLGLDICKDIIVGDEMQRGISGGQKKRVTTGEMIVGPTKTLFMDEISTGLDSSTTYQIVKCLQQVVHLTEATILMSLLQPAPETFDLFDDIILLSQGQIVYQGPREHILDFFEACGFKCPERKDTADFLQEVTSKKDQEQYWADRSKPYRYITVSEFANRFKRFHVGMRLDNELSIPFDKSKGHIAALAFQKYSVPKMELLKACWDKEWLLIKRNSFIYVFKTVQIIIMAVVASTVFLQTELNTRSEQDGAIYVGALLFAMIINMFNGFSELSVMITRLPVFYKQRDLLFHPAWTFTLPSFLLKVPISALESVVWMAVTYYTMGFAPEASRFFKHFLLVFLIQQMASGLFRLIAGLCRTMIIANTGGALTLLLVFLLGGFMIPKREIPNWWEWAYWISPLTYSFNAITVNEMFAPRWMNKRASDNVTQLGVQILRNFDVPNDENWYWIGATALFGFAVLFNVLFTFALMYLNPLGKPQAVISEETAEEQEGIEGTKAEPRLRRPKSSKDSSPHRNESSLDAAIRVAPKRGMVLPFTPLAMSFDTVNYYVDMPLEMKAQGIAEGRLQLLRGVTSVFRPGVLTALMGVSGAGKTTLMDVLAGRKTGGYIEGDIRISGFPKVQETFARISGYCEQNDIHSPQVTVKESLIYSAFLRLPKEISNEEKMIFVDEVIELVELDNLKDAIVGLPGVTGLSTEQRKRLTIAVELVANPSIIFMDEPTSGLDARAAAIVMRTVRNTVDTGRTVVCTIHQPSIDIFEAFDELLLLKIGGQVIYSGPLGKNSSKIIEYFESIPGIPRIKDKYNPATWMLEVSSLAAEARLGIDFAKHYKSSSLYQRKKALVMELKTPPPGAKELYFASQYSQPTWGQFRSCFWKQWWTYWRSPDYNLVRYFFTLVAALMVGTIFWQVGTKRDTSSDLTMIIGAMYAAVFFVGINNCSTVQPIVATERTVFYRERAAGMYSALPYALAQVLCEVPYILFQTTYYTLIVYAMVGFQWTAAKFFGFYFISFFSFLYFTYYGMMTVSITPNHQIAAILAAAFYAVFNLFSGFYIPRPRIPKWWIWYYWICPMAWTVYGLIVSQYGDIEATIKAPGFDPDPSVKSYIKDQYGYDSDFIGPVAGVLVGFVVFFAFMFACCIKKLNFQTR from the exons atggacGATTTTGAAAGAGGTCGAATTCCCAGCAAAAGAACGGAGCATAGTAGCATAGTAAGGAGTCTAAGCAGAAGTAGCTGGATAATGGAAGATGTATTTTCAGGTTCCATGCAATCCAGACGAAGTGGTGCAGGCGATGAAGATGAAGAAGCTCTAACATGGGCAGCCATCCAGAGGTTACCAACGTATGATCGGCTAAGAACCAGCATCATGCAATCGTTCATGGATCATGAAATTATCGGAAACAAGGTGGAACATCGACAAGTAGATGTTACAAAGCTTGACATGAATGAAAGACAAAAATTCATCGACATGCTCTTTAAGGTTGCTGAGGAAGATAATGAAAAGTTCTTGAAGAAGTTGAGAAACAGGATTGATAA GGTTGGTATTACACTACCAACAGTAGAAGTGAGGTATCAGCAGTTGACGATTGAAGCCAATTGCTACACTGGCAGCCGAGCTCTTCCTTCTCTTCCAAACGTTGCTAGAAACATTGCTGAATCGGCTCTTGGCATGCTTGGAATCAAACTTGCGAAAACAACAAATCTCACCATTCTTAATGAAGTCTCGGGGATCATTAAACCATCCAG GATGACACTCCTACTGGGGCCACCTTCTTCAGGGAAAACCACCCTTTTGCTGGCATTGGCTGGCAAGTTGGATCAAAGCTTAAGG GTTAAAGGAGAAGTAACATACAATGGATATAGACTAAATGAATTTGTTCCTAAAAAGACATCTGCATATATCAGCCAAAATGATGTTCATGTTGGAGAAATGACGGTGAAAGAAACCTTTGATTTCTCAGCAAGATGTCAGGGTGTTGGGACTCGATATG aTCTTTTAAGTGAGCTTGCTAGAAGAGAAAAAGATGCAGGAATTTTTCCGGAAGCTGATGTTGATCTTTTCATGAAG GCAACTGCCATGGAAGGAGTTGAAAGTAGCCTTATCACTGATTACACTCTCAAA CTTCTGGGGCTCGACATATGCAAGGATATTATTGTCGGGGATGAAATGCAGCGGGGAATTTCTGGTGGGCAAAAGAAAAGAGTAACAACAG GGGAAATGATTGTTGGTCCAACCAAGACGCTATTCATGGATGAAATATCAACGGGTCTTGATAGTTCCACAACATACCAGATAGTGAAGTGTTTGCAGCAGGTTGTGCACTTAACTGaggccacaatcttgatgtcccTTCTCCAACCAGCTCCCGAGACTTTCGATTTGTTCGACGATATCATCCTCTTGTCCCAAGGCCAAATTGTTTATCAGGGTCCACGTGAGCATATTCTCGACTTCTTCGAGGCTTGTGGGTTCAAATGTCCTGAAAGAAAAGACACTGCTGACTTCTTACAAGAG GTTACTTCAAAGAAGGATCAAGAACAATACTGGGCAGATAGAAGCAAGCCATACAGATACATTACAGTGAGTGAGTTTGCAAACAGGTTCAAGCGCTTCCATGTTGGAATGCGGCTCGATAACGAGCTCTCCATTCCTTTTGACAAGTCGAAGGGACACATAGCAGCATTGGCTTTCCAAAAGTACTCGGTCCCCAAAATGGAACTTCTTAAGGCTTGTTGGGACAAAGAATGGCTATTGATCAAGAGGAATTCATTCATTTACGTGTTCAAGACGGTCCAAATTATCATCATGGCAGTTGTTGCGTCCACGGTGTTTCTGCAGACTGAATTGAACACTAGAAGCGAGCAAGATGGTGCAATCTATGTAGGTGCACTTCTATTTGCAATGATCATTAACATGTTTAATGGTTTCTCCGAACTCTCCGTGATGATCACTAGGCTTCCAGTGTTTTACAAGCAAAGGGACCTTTTATTCCATCCTGCTTGGACTTTCACTCTGCCAAGTTTCTTGCTCAAGGTCCCTATATCGGCTCTCGAATCTGTTGTTTGGATGGCTGTAACATATTACACCATGGGATTTGCACCAGAGGCCAGCAG ATTTTTCAAGCACTTTCTGTTGGTGTTTTTGATACAACAAATGGCATCTGGGCTCTTTAGGCTCATCGCCGGATTATGCAGAACAATGATCATAGCTAACACTGGCGGGGCACTCACGCTTCTCCTTGTGTTCTTGTTGGGGGGCTTCATGATTCCAAAAC GTGAAATTCCAAATTGGTGGGAATGGGCTTACTGGATTTCACCATTGACTTATAGTTTCAATGCCATTACTGTGAATGAAATGTTTGCGCCGAGGTGGATGAACAAACGG GCTTCTGACAATGTCACACAGTTGGGGGTACAAATTCTTAGGAACTTTGATGTCCCAAATGATGAAAACTGGTACTGGATTGGTGCGACTGCTCTTTTCGGGTTCGCAGTGCTCTTTAACGTACTCTTCACCTTTGCCCTCATGTACCTAAACC CCCTTGGAAAGCCGCAAGCCGTAATTTCGGAGGAAACAGCAGAAGAACAGGAGGGAATTGAAGGTACTAAGGCAGAACCAAGGTTAAGGAGACCAAAATCGAGCAAAGACTCTTCCCCTCA CCGGAATGAGTCTTCACTTGATGCAGCCATCAGAGTTGCTCCCAAGAGAGGAATGGTTCTTCCTTTCACTCCTCTTGCAATGTCCTTCGACACCGTCAATTACTatgtcgatatgccactg GAAATGAAGGCACAAGGAATTGCCGAAGGCAGATTACAACTACTTCGAGGGGTAACTAGTGTGTTTAGGCCCGGAGTGTTGACTGCATTGATGGGAGTCAGTGGAGCCGGAAAGACAACATTGATGGATGTTTTAGCAGGAAGAAAAACCGGTGGATACATTGAGGGTGATATCAGAATATCCGGTTTCCCTAAGGTACAAGAGACCTTTGCCAGAATTTCTGGATACTGCGAACAAAATGATATTCACTCACCTCAAGTTACTGTCAAAGAATCTTTAATTTACTCGGCTTTCCTACGGCTACCGAAAGAAATCAGCAATGAGGAAAAGATG ATATTTGTGGATGAAGTTATCGAACTGGTCGAACTTGACAACCTTAAAGATGCTATAGTAGGGCTGCCAGGGGTCACCGGGTTGTCGACCGAACAAAGAAAGAGGTTGACAATTGCAGTAGAGCTTGTTGCTAATCCGTCAATCATTTTCATGGATGAACCAACATCCGGCCTAGATGCAAGGGCAGCAGCCATTGTCATGAGGACTGTCCGGAACACGGTGGATACCGGACGAACAGTTGTGTGCACTATTCATCAGCCTAGTATCGATATCTTCGAAGCCTTTGATGAATTACTACTATTGAAAATAGGAGGTCAGGTGATTTACTCCGGACCATTGGGCAAAAATTCTAGCAAGATCATTGAATATTTTGAG TCCATTCCTGGAATCCCCAGAATTAAAGACAAGTACAATCCAGCTACTTGGATGCTAGAAGTGAGCTCCCTAGCTGCTGAAGCTCGACTCGGAATCGACTTTGCCAAACACTATAAATCATCATCTTTATATCA GAGAAAGAAGGCCTTAGTAATGGAGTTAAAAACACCGCCCCCAGGAGCTAAAGAACTTTATTTCGCCTCTCAGTACTCACAACCCACATGGGGTCAATTCAGATCATGCTTTTGGAAACAATGGTGGACTTATTGGAGAAGTCCAGATTATAACCTTGTTAGATACTTCTTCACTTTAGTTGCGGCCCTCATGGTTGGCACTATATTCTGGCAGGTCGGCACTAAAAG GGATACGTCAAGTGATCTTACAATGATAATTGGGGCAATGTATGCCGCAGTCTTTTTTGTCGGCATTAACAACTGCTCAACGGTACAACCGATTGTAGCCACTGAAAGAACGGTGTTCTATCGTGAACGAGCAGCCGGGATGTACTCTGCATTACCATACGCCCTGGCACAG GTATTATGTGAAGTACCCTACATATTATTCCAAACAACATATTATACACTTATAGTGTATGCTATGGTGGGATTTCAATGGACAGCAGCAAAGTTCTTCGGGTTTTATTTCATCAGCTTCTTCTCCTTCCTTTACTTCACTTACTATGGAATGATGACCGTTTCGATCACACCCAACCATCAAATAGCAGCCATATTGGCTGCTGCGTTCTATGCAGTCTTTAATCTTTTCTCTGGCTTCTATATTCCaagaccg AGAATCCCCAAGTGGTGGATCTGGTATTACTGGATTTGCCCTATGGCATGGACCGTTTATGGACTCATAGTGTCTCAATATGGAGATATTGAAGCCACCATTAAAGCACCTGGCTTCGATCCAGACCCTTCTGTTAAATCATATATTAAAGATCAGTACGGCTATGATTCAGACTTCATAGGACCCGTTGCCGGAGTTTTGGTGGGGTTTGTAGTGTTCTTTGCCTTCATGTTTGCCTGCTGCATTAAGAAACTCAACTTCCAGACCAGATAA
- the LOC108481957 gene encoding ABC transporter G family member 35-like isoform X1, which produces MDDFERGRIPSKRTEHSSIVRSLSRSSWIMEDVFSGSMQSRRSGAGDEDEEALTWAAIQRLPTYDRLRTSIMQSFMDHEIIGNKVEHRQVDVTKLDMNERQKFIDMLFKVAEEDNEKFLKKLRNRIDKVGITLPTVEVRYQQLTIEANCYTGSRALPSLPNVARNIAESALGMLGIKLAKTTNLTILNEVSGIIKPSRMTLLLGPPSSGKTTLLLALAGKLDQSLRVKGEVTYNGYRLNEFVPKKTSAYISQNDVHVGEMTVKETFDFSARCQGVGTRYDLLSELARREKDAGIFPEADVDLFMKATAMEGVESSLITDYTLKLLGLDICKDIIVGDEMQRGISGGQKKRVTTGEMIVGPTKTLFMDEISTGLDSSTTYQIVKCLQQVVHLTEATILMSLLQPAPETFDLFDDIILLSQGQIVYQGPREHILDFFEACGFKCPERKDTADFLQEVTSKKDQEQYWADRSKPYRYITVSEFANRFKRFHVGMRLDNELSIPFDKSKGHIAALAFQKYSVPKMELLKACWDKEWLLIKRNSFIYVFKTVQIIIMAVVASTVFLQTELNTRSEQDGAIYVGALLFAMIINMFNGFSELSVMITRLPVFYKQRDLLFHPAWTFTLPSFLLKVPISALESVVWMAVTYYTMGFAPEASRFFKHFLLVFLIQQMASGLFRLIAGLCRTMIIANTGGALTLLLVFLLGGFMIPKREIPNWWEWAYWISPLTYSFNAITVNEMFAPRWMNKRASDNVTQLGVQILRNFDVPNDENWYWIGATALFGFAVLFNVLFTFALMYLNPLGKPQAVISEETAEEQEGIEGTKAEPRLRRPKSSKDSSPQSISSAEALEKEIAMQRMSSGTNPNGMSRNESSLDAAIRVAPKRGMVLPFTPLAMSFDTVNYYVDMPLEMKAQGIAEGRLQLLRGVTSVFRPGVLTALMGVSGAGKTTLMDVLAGRKTGGYIEGDIRISGFPKVQETFARISGYCEQNDIHSPQVTVKESLIYSAFLRLPKEISNEEKMIFVDEVIELVELDNLKDAIVGLPGVTGLSTEQRKRLTIAVELVANPSIIFMDEPTSGLDARAAAIVMRTVRNTVDTGRTVVCTIHQPSIDIFEAFDELLLLKIGGQVIYSGPLGKNSSKIIEYFESIPGIPRIKDKYNPATWMLEVSSLAAEARLGIDFAKHYKSSSLYQRKKALVMELKTPPPGAKELYFASQYSQPTWGQFRSCFWKQWWTYWRSPDYNLVRYFFTLVAALMVGTIFWQVGTKRDTSSDLTMIIGAMYAAVFFVGINNCSTVQPIVATERTVFYRERAAGMYSALPYALAQVLCEVPYILFQTTYYTLIVYAMVGFQWTAAKFFGFYFISFFSFLYFTYYGMMTVSITPNHQIAAILAAAFYAVFNLFSGFYIPRPRIPKWWIWYYWICPMAWTVYGLIVSQYGDIEATIKAPGFDPDPSVKSYIKDQYGYDSDFIGPVAGVLVGFVVFFAFMFACCIKKLNFQTR; this is translated from the exons atggacGATTTTGAAAGAGGTCGAATTCCCAGCAAAAGAACGGAGCATAGTAGCATAGTAAGGAGTCTAAGCAGAAGTAGCTGGATAATGGAAGATGTATTTTCAGGTTCCATGCAATCCAGACGAAGTGGTGCAGGCGATGAAGATGAAGAAGCTCTAACATGGGCAGCCATCCAGAGGTTACCAACGTATGATCGGCTAAGAACCAGCATCATGCAATCGTTCATGGATCATGAAATTATCGGAAACAAGGTGGAACATCGACAAGTAGATGTTACAAAGCTTGACATGAATGAAAGACAAAAATTCATCGACATGCTCTTTAAGGTTGCTGAGGAAGATAATGAAAAGTTCTTGAAGAAGTTGAGAAACAGGATTGATAA GGTTGGTATTACACTACCAACAGTAGAAGTGAGGTATCAGCAGTTGACGATTGAAGCCAATTGCTACACTGGCAGCCGAGCTCTTCCTTCTCTTCCAAACGTTGCTAGAAACATTGCTGAATCGGCTCTTGGCATGCTTGGAATCAAACTTGCGAAAACAACAAATCTCACCATTCTTAATGAAGTCTCGGGGATCATTAAACCATCCAG GATGACACTCCTACTGGGGCCACCTTCTTCAGGGAAAACCACCCTTTTGCTGGCATTGGCTGGCAAGTTGGATCAAAGCTTAAGG GTTAAAGGAGAAGTAACATACAATGGATATAGACTAAATGAATTTGTTCCTAAAAAGACATCTGCATATATCAGCCAAAATGATGTTCATGTTGGAGAAATGACGGTGAAAGAAACCTTTGATTTCTCAGCAAGATGTCAGGGTGTTGGGACTCGATATG aTCTTTTAAGTGAGCTTGCTAGAAGAGAAAAAGATGCAGGAATTTTTCCGGAAGCTGATGTTGATCTTTTCATGAAG GCAACTGCCATGGAAGGAGTTGAAAGTAGCCTTATCACTGATTACACTCTCAAA CTTCTGGGGCTCGACATATGCAAGGATATTATTGTCGGGGATGAAATGCAGCGGGGAATTTCTGGTGGGCAAAAGAAAAGAGTAACAACAG GGGAAATGATTGTTGGTCCAACCAAGACGCTATTCATGGATGAAATATCAACGGGTCTTGATAGTTCCACAACATACCAGATAGTGAAGTGTTTGCAGCAGGTTGTGCACTTAACTGaggccacaatcttgatgtcccTTCTCCAACCAGCTCCCGAGACTTTCGATTTGTTCGACGATATCATCCTCTTGTCCCAAGGCCAAATTGTTTATCAGGGTCCACGTGAGCATATTCTCGACTTCTTCGAGGCTTGTGGGTTCAAATGTCCTGAAAGAAAAGACACTGCTGACTTCTTACAAGAG GTTACTTCAAAGAAGGATCAAGAACAATACTGGGCAGATAGAAGCAAGCCATACAGATACATTACAGTGAGTGAGTTTGCAAACAGGTTCAAGCGCTTCCATGTTGGAATGCGGCTCGATAACGAGCTCTCCATTCCTTTTGACAAGTCGAAGGGACACATAGCAGCATTGGCTTTCCAAAAGTACTCGGTCCCCAAAATGGAACTTCTTAAGGCTTGTTGGGACAAAGAATGGCTATTGATCAAGAGGAATTCATTCATTTACGTGTTCAAGACGGTCCAAATTATCATCATGGCAGTTGTTGCGTCCACGGTGTTTCTGCAGACTGAATTGAACACTAGAAGCGAGCAAGATGGTGCAATCTATGTAGGTGCACTTCTATTTGCAATGATCATTAACATGTTTAATGGTTTCTCCGAACTCTCCGTGATGATCACTAGGCTTCCAGTGTTTTACAAGCAAAGGGACCTTTTATTCCATCCTGCTTGGACTTTCACTCTGCCAAGTTTCTTGCTCAAGGTCCCTATATCGGCTCTCGAATCTGTTGTTTGGATGGCTGTAACATATTACACCATGGGATTTGCACCAGAGGCCAGCAG ATTTTTCAAGCACTTTCTGTTGGTGTTTTTGATACAACAAATGGCATCTGGGCTCTTTAGGCTCATCGCCGGATTATGCAGAACAATGATCATAGCTAACACTGGCGGGGCACTCACGCTTCTCCTTGTGTTCTTGTTGGGGGGCTTCATGATTCCAAAAC GTGAAATTCCAAATTGGTGGGAATGGGCTTACTGGATTTCACCATTGACTTATAGTTTCAATGCCATTACTGTGAATGAAATGTTTGCGCCGAGGTGGATGAACAAACGG GCTTCTGACAATGTCACACAGTTGGGGGTACAAATTCTTAGGAACTTTGATGTCCCAAATGATGAAAACTGGTACTGGATTGGTGCGACTGCTCTTTTCGGGTTCGCAGTGCTCTTTAACGTACTCTTCACCTTTGCCCTCATGTACCTAAACC CCCTTGGAAAGCCGCAAGCCGTAATTTCGGAGGAAACAGCAGAAGAACAGGAGGGAATTGAAGGTACTAAGGCAGAACCAAGGTTAAGGAGACCAAAATCGAGCAAAGACTCTTCCCCTCAGTCAATCTCTTCTGCAGAAGCACTTGAAA AAGAAATAGCAATGCAAAGAATGAGCAGTGGGACCAATCCCAACGGAATGAGCCGGAATGAGTCTTCACTTGATGCAGCCATCAGAGTTGCTCCCAAGAGAGGAATGGTTCTTCCTTTCACTCCTCTTGCAATGTCCTTCGACACCGTCAATTACTatgtcgatatgccactg GAAATGAAGGCACAAGGAATTGCCGAAGGCAGATTACAACTACTTCGAGGGGTAACTAGTGTGTTTAGGCCCGGAGTGTTGACTGCATTGATGGGAGTCAGTGGAGCCGGAAAGACAACATTGATGGATGTTTTAGCAGGAAGAAAAACCGGTGGATACATTGAGGGTGATATCAGAATATCCGGTTTCCCTAAGGTACAAGAGACCTTTGCCAGAATTTCTGGATACTGCGAACAAAATGATATTCACTCACCTCAAGTTACTGTCAAAGAATCTTTAATTTACTCGGCTTTCCTACGGCTACCGAAAGAAATCAGCAATGAGGAAAAGATG ATATTTGTGGATGAAGTTATCGAACTGGTCGAACTTGACAACCTTAAAGATGCTATAGTAGGGCTGCCAGGGGTCACCGGGTTGTCGACCGAACAAAGAAAGAGGTTGACAATTGCAGTAGAGCTTGTTGCTAATCCGTCAATCATTTTCATGGATGAACCAACATCCGGCCTAGATGCAAGGGCAGCAGCCATTGTCATGAGGACTGTCCGGAACACGGTGGATACCGGACGAACAGTTGTGTGCACTATTCATCAGCCTAGTATCGATATCTTCGAAGCCTTTGATGAATTACTACTATTGAAAATAGGAGGTCAGGTGATTTACTCCGGACCATTGGGCAAAAATTCTAGCAAGATCATTGAATATTTTGAG TCCATTCCTGGAATCCCCAGAATTAAAGACAAGTACAATCCAGCTACTTGGATGCTAGAAGTGAGCTCCCTAGCTGCTGAAGCTCGACTCGGAATCGACTTTGCCAAACACTATAAATCATCATCTTTATATCA GAGAAAGAAGGCCTTAGTAATGGAGTTAAAAACACCGCCCCCAGGAGCTAAAGAACTTTATTTCGCCTCTCAGTACTCACAACCCACATGGGGTCAATTCAGATCATGCTTTTGGAAACAATGGTGGACTTATTGGAGAAGTCCAGATTATAACCTTGTTAGATACTTCTTCACTTTAGTTGCGGCCCTCATGGTTGGCACTATATTCTGGCAGGTCGGCACTAAAAG GGATACGTCAAGTGATCTTACAATGATAATTGGGGCAATGTATGCCGCAGTCTTTTTTGTCGGCATTAACAACTGCTCAACGGTACAACCGATTGTAGCCACTGAAAGAACGGTGTTCTATCGTGAACGAGCAGCCGGGATGTACTCTGCATTACCATACGCCCTGGCACAG GTATTATGTGAAGTACCCTACATATTATTCCAAACAACATATTATACACTTATAGTGTATGCTATGGTGGGATTTCAATGGACAGCAGCAAAGTTCTTCGGGTTTTATTTCATCAGCTTCTTCTCCTTCCTTTACTTCACTTACTATGGAATGATGACCGTTTCGATCACACCCAACCATCAAATAGCAGCCATATTGGCTGCTGCGTTCTATGCAGTCTTTAATCTTTTCTCTGGCTTCTATATTCCaagaccg AGAATCCCCAAGTGGTGGATCTGGTATTACTGGATTTGCCCTATGGCATGGACCGTTTATGGACTCATAGTGTCTCAATATGGAGATATTGAAGCCACCATTAAAGCACCTGGCTTCGATCCAGACCCTTCTGTTAAATCATATATTAAAGATCAGTACGGCTATGATTCAGACTTCATAGGACCCGTTGCCGGAGTTTTGGTGGGGTTTGTAGTGTTCTTTGCCTTCATGTTTGCCTGCTGCATTAAGAAACTCAACTTCCAGACCAGATAA